DNA sequence from the Halobacterium sp. DL1 genome:
GGTCGCCTCCGTCTCGTCCTCGAATGCCGCGATGAGACGGCGGGCCTCGTCCGAGAGCCGGACTGTCATCAGTCGGAGCCGGCGCCCATGCGGAGGTTGACGTCGCCCGTGCCGAGGCGGACCGGCTTCCCGACGATGACGTTCTCGATGACGCCGTCGAGGTCGTCAGCCTCACCGTAGATGGCGGCGTCGAGGAGGTGGTTGACCGTCACCTCGAACGCCGCCCGCGCGAGCACCGAGTCCTTGTTGCCGGAGATGCCGTGCCGGCCGATGGACTGGATGGTGCCGTCGTTGGTCATGATGTCCGCGACCAGCATCAGGTGACGGATGTTCACGTCGCCGAGGCCCTGCTCCTCGAGGGTGGACATCGTCTCGTCGATGATGGCCTCGCGGGCCGCCTCGATGCCGAGGGTCTTGTGGACCTCGTGGATGTTGTTGCACGTCGTGCGGGAGGCGTCGACGCCCTCGATGTTGAGCGCCTTCTTGTACGCGGAGCCCTCCGTGTAGAGGACGAACTCCTCGCCGCGGTCGGTCTCTTCGCGCCGGATGACGACCCGGCTGACGTCGTCGATGCCCTTGAACACGATGTCCCGGAGCTGTTCGACGAGCTGGAGCAGCTCCCGGTAGGAGGGCTCGCCCGGCCCGAACTCGAGGACGGTGCCCTGCTGGGTCACGTCGACGCCGAGGCTCCCCTCGATGGTCTCGGCGATCTCGGCCGCGATCTCGGTCGTGTCGTTCTCGAGCGGCCAGCGCTCGAGGAGCGTGTCCTCGTTGAGGTCGATGCGGACGACCATGTCCGCGACGTTCGTCGAGATGTCGCCGAGCGCGAGGATCTTCGTCGCCTCGATCTTCCAGACGACCTCGTGGGCGCGCTCGCGCTCCTCGGCGTACTCGTCCTCGAGGAACACGTTCATCACCGGCGTGTCCGGCGTCTTCCGGGCGTCCACCAGCTCGATGAGCCGGGGGAGGCCCTGCGTGACGTCCATCTCCGCGACGCCCGCGTAGTGGAACGTGTTCATCGTCATCTGCGTCCCCGGCTCCCCGATGGACTGCGCGGAGACGGTC
Encoded proteins:
- a CDS encoding DNA-directed RNA polymerase subunit A'' (DNA-dependent RNA polymerase catalyzes the transcription of DNA into RNA using the four ribonucleoside triphosphates as substrates), with the protein product MTEVTEAVRESVEGTELPRRLKERVYDTIEDRDGVTAEQVEEIATAVESSYLETRIDPLDPVGTVSAQSIGEPGTQMTMNTFHYAGVAEMDVTQGLPRLIELVDARKTPDTPVMNVFLEDEYAEERERAHEVVWKIEATKILALGDISTNVADMVVRIDLNEDTLLERWPLENDTTEIAAEIAETIEGSLGVDVTQQGTVLEFGPGEPSYRELLQLVEQLRDIVFKGIDDVSRVVIRREETDRGEEFVLYTEGSAYKKALNIEGVDASRTTCNNIHEVHKTLGIEAAREAIIDETMSTLEEQGLGDVNIRHLMLVADIMTNDGTIQSIGRHGISGNKDSVLARAAFEVTVNHLLDAAIYGEADDLDGVIENVIVGKPVRLGTGDVNLRMGAGSD